GTCCGCCTGCTTATCGTCGACTTCGACCACGCCCAGCGTCAGGCCGGGCTGCCGTCCCTGCGCGCCGACCTCGAACGCGGGCTTGACCGCAGCGGCGCCCGGAGTGATATTCATTGCCTTGGCGACGCCGGAAACATCTCCTTCGGGACCTTTTTTTTCGGCCTCTGACAGTTTCCACGTTTTGCGGCGGAGGCGATATGTCCGATCTGCATTTGTGGCACCGCACCGAACTCGGAAAGCTCAGGCAGGACATGGAGGAGCTCTTCGACTCCCTCGTGCGGGACTTCTGCAGCCCCCTGGATCTTCGGCTGCTGCGTTGCGAGCCGGATGTGCGCGTGGTCAACGAAGGCGAGGCCATCGTCGTCACGGCCCTTGTTCCCAACCTCGACCCGCGTTCCATCAAGGTCTCGGTGTCCGGGAACAGGCTGTCCATTTCCGGGGAACGGGTGGAGGAGGACCGCGACGAGGGGAGCCTGTACATTGCCCGGCAGGGGTTCGCCAGTTCCGTGCGGCTCTCCTCGGCCGTGGACGCGGACCAGGTGACCGCCAGCTACGCGGGCGG
This genomic interval from Desulfomicrobium escambiense DSM 10707 contains the following:
- a CDS encoding Hsp20/alpha crystallin family protein, which encodes MSDLHLWHRTELGKLRQDMEELFDSLVRDFCSPLDLRLLRCEPDVRVVNEGEAIVVTALVPNLDPRSIKVSVSGNRLSISGERVEEDRDEGSLYIARQGFASSVRLSSAVDADQVTASYAGGMLRIVLPRLAGRTPVRKRANEHNNERGWHE